The window GATCGTTTTCATTATGTGTTTTTAATTTGTGTGTATAAACTCAATTTCTTTGAAGTTAAATGATTTCTTACCCTCATTAGTTTCTACAACTAATTTACCTCCATCTTCAACTCCAGTAATAGTTCCTTCAAAAATCTCTCCATTATAATTGTACAGCGCTTTAACACCGTAATTATAAAGTCGTTTTAAATATTCATTTTGTAAAGAAACATATTTACCTGATTTTAAAATTAGGTAGTATTTTTCCATATATGAGAATATTAATGCCATAATATCTTTCAAATCAGTTTCTTTTTGTAAAATTTGAATGACCGAAGTTGCTTTTTGTTTTAAATTATCAGCAAAAATCGCTTGATTAACGTTTAAGCCAATACCCACTACAGCTGTTTTAATTGCATAACCTGTCAGTGTATTTTCTATCAGTATGCCACCCATTTTTTTATTGCCATAGTATATATCGTTTGGCCACTTTATCTTCATCCCGCTAGGAATAAAATAACTTAAAGCATCATTTATAGCAAGACTGATTGCAATATTTAAATAAAATTGTTTATTTAATGGTAAAAAGGATGGCTTTAATAAAACACTTGCGCTGATGTTTTTGCCAGGCTGAGTCTCCCAAATACTGTCTTGTTGGCCCCTTCCCGCAATTTGATTGTCTGCCATAATAACAGTACCTTCTGCTAATGGCTCGGATTTTGACACTAAATTCTTTAAATAATTATTTGTAGAATCTACTTCTTTTAATTTGATAAAATTTTGACCAACAAATAGTGTCGAAAAAGTGTTATTTTGCAAGTGTTGAATTTATATTATTGTAATTCCAAAATTAAAGTATTTTAATGGTAAAAAAGAAAATAGTAGCCCTTTCTACATACCTTTCTGAGTTAGCCGTACAAGGCGTTCAGGAAAAAAAAGGAGAAGATATAGTGCGGTTAGACCTTAGAAACATACATACATCAGTAGCAGATTATTTTATTATTGCAAGCGCCAATTCTGGTACGCAGGTAAAGGCTATTGCTGATAGCGTAGAAAAGGAAATATTTAAGAACACCAAAGCCGATCCAAGGCACAAAGAAGGTTT is drawn from Pedobacter mucosus and contains these coding sequences:
- a CDS encoding biotin--[acetyl-CoA-carboxylase] ligase codes for the protein MQNNTFSTLFVGQNFIKLKEVDSTNNYLKNLVSKSEPLAEGTVIMADNQIAGRGQQDSIWETQPGKNISASVLLKPSFLPLNKQFYLNIAISLAINDALSYFIPSGMKIKWPNDIYYGNKKMGGILIENTLTGYAIKTAVVGIGLNVNQAIFADNLKQKATSVIQILQKETDLKDIMALIFSYMEKYYLILKSGKYVSLQNEYLKRLYNYGVKALYNYNGEIFEGTITGVEDGGKLVVETNEGKKSFNFKEIEFIHTN
- the rsfS gene encoding ribosome silencing factor, producing the protein MVKKKIVALSTYLSELAVQGVQEKKGEDIVRLDLRNIHTSVADYFIIASANSGTQVKAIADSVEKEIFKNTKADPRHKEGFESADWIILDYFDVVVHIFKTEKRHFYGIEELWGDAESTNFQSA